tctccatcttcaACCTTTTTCATTTCTATGGCTGCTCCTTTTCATCGTCTCACTTCAGGTAACCATTCTCTTTATGGCTCGCGCCGCCCCTTTCTACAATCGCCGAACCCATTTCCCGAACCCAGTATCCGACCCGTGCTCGTCGGGTCGTATCTTCGTTTACAACTTGCCACCTGTTTTCAACGAAGAGTTGTTGGATAATTGCCACGAGCTGGACCCATGGAATTCACGTTGCGAAGCATTGTCCAACGGTGGGTTAGGGAGGAAGGCGACGGGATTATCCGGCGTCGTACCGGAAGAGTTGATCCCGGCTTGGTACTGGACAGACCAGTTCGCCATGGAAGTTATTTACCACAACCGTATTTTGAACCACAAGTGTCGCACCATGGAACCGGATTCCGCTACGGCGTTTTATATCCCGTTTTACGCTGGACTCGCCGTCGGGAAGTACTTGTGGTCCAATTATACTACAAAAGATCGTGATAAGTACTGCGAGATGATACTAGACTGGGTCCGAGATCAACCGTATTGGAACAGTTCCGACAGATGGGATCATTTCACGACCATGGGACGCATCACATGGGATTTCCGGCGGTCCAAAAACGAGGACTGGGGTTCCCGATGTATTTACATGCCGGGCATGAGGAACATCACGCGTCTCTTGATTGAACGAAACCCCTGGGACTATTTTGACGTCGGTGTACCTTATCCTAGTGGATTCCACCCCAGGTCCGACTCCGACATCTTCCAATGGCAGCACTTCGTCCGTAACCGCCAACGCGACACCCTCTTCTGCTTTGCCGGAGCGCCGCGCGGCGCCGTGAAGAACGATTTCCGAGGCTTGCTGTTGAACCAATGTATGAACGCTTCCGGGTTATGCCGGGCCGTTGATTGCGCCGGTACCCGTTGCTCCAACGGCACATCGGCGATCCTCGAAACATTTTTGAATTCCGATTTTTGCTTGCAACCCAGAGGCGACAGTTTCACCCGCAGGTCAATTTTCGACTGCATGGTCGCCGGTTCCATCCCCGTCTTCTTCTGGCACCGAACGGCTTATCTCCAGTACCAATGGTTTTTACCGAATGATCCCAAAAGTTACTCGGTTTTTATCCACCGGGACGAGGTGAAAAATGGGACGAGCATTCAAAGCGTGCTTCAAAGTTACAGTAGAGAAGAAGTGAAGAAAATGAGGGAGAAAGTGATTGAATTCATTCCCAAGTTAATTTATGCAAAGCCTGAGAATGGTTTGGAGAGTATTAAAGATGCATTTGATGTCGCCATTGATGGAGTGTTAAAGAGAAATAAGGAGCATGAGCAGCCTGGTTACAAGTGGAAATGATGGTTTCAATGGAAATTGGAAGCTCGCGGTGAAAAAACAAATAGAAATGCAGAGAATATACAGAAATTTAtatagattttatttatttatttttttcatttttaaagaaTGGGATAGGGGCATGACTACCCCCTGACACTGTTATCTTTTTGTATATAATAATAATGGTTTGAGGGTGAAAGTTACTGAATATGTTGTGTTGAATAATAAGAGATTGGCTTTGATGATTTAGAATTTAGAAATCAGTATTAATATAGCTTGGCTCATAAATGATGTTTGAGTTTATTCGACACTTTTGTGACTTCCAATAGAGGTGAGAACaagttaatataatatttaattaactcaaaattttatcaaaataaaggaatttttatcttaatttattaatattttatgaaaattgagaACACCGTGAAACTTTATGGTGATAGTGAAATGAATTATAACGAGGAAAAAAAACATTAAAGGCAATTAGATTAGAAAATTAAAACATGTATATACACAAATTGTCATCCGCTGCAGGCTTCACATGTGTCCTTACTAAGTGAACTTCCAATATCAGATAACTCCACAACAAACCCAAAAGATCTTCACACAAGATTACTTCTGTTAGGAGCATGTGAGATTTGACACGCAATGCcactacaataaaaataaatataacttAATCGCTAATGAGATCCAGAAACGAAACATCTCTTATATCACTAAAGGGATGAAACAATATACACAATAAACACTAAACCTACTGCTTCTCTCAACCACACTCGTCACCTTTCTTCCATCTTTAAACATTGGCACCAGAGTGAACCGCCGTCTATTCCTCTTTGCAATTCCCACACGTCAAAACAATTAAATTTCAGTCTACTGCCATGATTATCATATGCAAGGGAAGTGTTTGgtaaatataaaaaatgaattGGAATGACAACCTTTTGAACATCTTTAGTGGTGGGCCTGTGAGGGGGAAATGTGGAATTAAAAAAACGCAACAGGGAATCTAATTTCTCTTTACTCCTGCGCTGCTTTTTCCTGTaataaaaaacaataaaatatataGTAGGCCCTGGACAATGAAAAAACATCACCTTTTGCTTTTATTTGGAATTACAATTTTCTTTTATCTTactcaaccaaaaaaaaaaggaaaacatttaaaatacaaCATCTTTTGATGGGGGAATCATTTATTGTTAACCACAAATAATTGTTTATTACAAAAGACAATAATTTGGAGTTCACTGTTTTGTTTGAAGTACCATTTGGGGGAGAAAAAGTGGTCTCAGAACTCTAGTGGATCGTCCAAGGTATTAAAACATGTGATGCTGAAAATAGATGAAGTTAAAACATAAAGCCACTAGTTGGGTAAGAATGGGATAGTAGTTAAGTCGCTTAAATAATGGATTTTTTATTCAATCACCAAACAAGCTTACAAACCCCAGAATTAATAAATAAAGAATTGGTTTACCCTTAATTGGATTTCAACTAGCTTTAATAATCTATGGACTTTCCAGAACAATCATGTAAGCTAATAGAATGGAAAAGAGTAATCCAGGCCCATGAAATTGAATGCCTCACAAATCTTACCCCCAACTACAATTgttattttaatagtaaaaataattttaccCCTCCTTTAATTGAAAGGTTCTGGATCTCCCGTcatttaaatatttgtaattataaTACATGCCTCGTCATTCTTAATATTTCATTATAACTGTAGACTATTAGTTGCAATATGTGTATATTGTTcaggttttttttaatttagatttttttatattatgttataattaattggatatatattcatattagaatttatttttcatactTTAAAAAATCATTCACCTATACATTTTTCTTttgataaaatgataaaatttttaatacttGATTTAAGAATTTGATCAGTTTATatcttttacaattttaattttaatattataaatgtgtaaataatattaaaaattaattgaaatttaaatttaaacatcGTAAAGTTTGAAGTCAAGATAAAAGTATAAAAGTTGagtttaatttttaatagaaaaataacaTTGTTTTCCTTTGTAATTTTGTGGatatttttggttgaaattaTTGATTCAGTGTGGATATAAGTGATTAATTCTTTTTGAACCAAGATATTTAAAGTAAAAGGTAAAATGATTTTCCAATCTCTCTCAAATTTGATATTGAGTTAATTGGTTAAGTTTgagtaatttaattattattaattttaaaagtgagtaattaaaataattaatcgccatgttaatattttttgtCAATTGTACATAATTTGATTGGTGTAATAACAAACTTAGTCCTAAAAGTTACATATTCTATCAAATTGATAATGACTTAACATTTATGTAAACGTGTAAATGGTgaggttaaatttgttaaattttttagattatagactaaattgataaaacatGTAAACATCGAGAGCTAAATTTGTTGTTATACTAAACAAAATCATGTACAATTGACTGAAGAAATTAATGCCATGAACATGA
This is a stretch of genomic DNA from Gossypium arboreum isolate Shixiya-1 chromosome 11, ASM2569848v2, whole genome shotgun sequence. It encodes these proteins:
- the LOC108455734 gene encoding xyloglucan galactosyltransferase XLT2-like, with the translated sequence MPPNSSSAAIHSPKKTNSSSTSLHLQPFSFLWLLLFIVSLQVTILFMARAAPFYNRRTHFPNPVSDPCSSGRIFVYNLPPVFNEELLDNCHELDPWNSRCEALSNGGLGRKATGLSGVVPEELIPAWYWTDQFAMEVIYHNRILNHKCRTMEPDSATAFYIPFYAGLAVGKYLWSNYTTKDRDKYCEMILDWVRDQPYWNSSDRWDHFTTMGRITWDFRRSKNEDWGSRCIYMPGMRNITRLLIERNPWDYFDVGVPYPSGFHPRSDSDIFQWQHFVRNRQRDTLFCFAGAPRGAVKNDFRGLLLNQCMNASGLCRAVDCAGTRCSNGTSAILETFLNSDFCLQPRGDSFTRRSIFDCMVAGSIPVFFWHRTAYLQYQWFLPNDPKSYSVFIHRDEVKNGTSIQSVLQSYSREEVKKMREKVIEFIPKLIYAKPENGLESIKDAFDVAIDGVLKRNKEHEQPGYKWK